A single region of the Erythrobacter sp. HL-111 genome encodes:
- the thiD gene encoding bifunctional hydroxymethylpyrimidine kinase/phosphomethylpyrimidine kinase yields MSTRPPPRILSIAGSDSSGGAGIQADLKTIAMLGGYGMTAITAATAQNSTGVQAITPLSGPFVAEQIRSCIRDIGVDAIKIGMLHDADIIAHVAGALEEVDSRVPLVLDPVMVATSGAALIAEDAVAAMKERLFPRATLVTPNLPELEHLAGRNLRTTELVEGAARELVAGYGCAVLAKGGHTEDARIIDILIPTEGRSVQFDHARIDTRHTHGTGCTLSSAIATLIGHGQSLEHAARLARRFVVEAIRQAPGYGAGSGPLGHQAVRRLD; encoded by the coding sequence ATGAGCACCAGACCTCCCCCCCGCATCCTCTCGATCGCCGGGTCCGATTCATCGGGCGGCGCGGGGATCCAGGCCGATCTCAAGACCATCGCCATGCTCGGCGGCTACGGCATGACCGCGATCACCGCCGCGACCGCGCAGAACAGCACCGGCGTGCAGGCGATCACGCCCCTGTCCGGCCCTTTCGTGGCCGAGCAGATCCGTTCGTGCATCCGCGACATCGGGGTCGATGCGATCAAGATCGGGATGCTCCACGATGCCGATATCATCGCCCATGTCGCCGGGGCGCTGGAAGAGGTGGACAGCCGCGTGCCGCTGGTGCTCGATCCCGTCATGGTCGCGACCTCGGGCGCCGCGCTGATCGCCGAGGACGCGGTTGCGGCGATGAAGGAGCGGCTCTTCCCGCGCGCCACACTGGTAACGCCGAACCTGCCCGAACTCGAACACCTTGCCGGGCGCAACCTGCGGACCACCGAACTGGTCGAGGGCGCCGCGCGCGAGCTTGTCGCGGGATACGGCTGCGCGGTGCTGGCGAAGGGCGGGCATACCGAGGACGCGCGGATCATCGACATCCTGATCCCGACCGAAGGCCGCTCGGTCCAGTTCGACCATGCCCGGATCGACACGCGCCACACCCACGGGACGGGCTGCACGCTGTCCTCGGCCATCGCCACGCTGATCGGGCACGGACAGAGCCTGGAACACGCGGCGAGGCTCGCGCGGCGTTTCGTGGTCGAGGCGATCCGGCAGGCGCCCGGCTACGGCGCGGGTAGCGGGCCGCTCGGCCACCAAGCGGTGCGGCGGCTGGACTAG
- the glmM gene encoding phosphoglucosamine mutase yields the protein MARRFFGTDGIRGRTNAGVMTAATAMRVGQAAGTHFVRGGHRHRVVIGKDTRLSGYMMESALVAGFTSVGMDVIMTGPLPTPAIALLTRDMRADLGVMISASHNLFPDNGIKLFGPDGFKLSDETEAEIERLMEAEPRLAPAEGIGRARRIEDARGRYIHAVKRSIGSDVRFDGLKVVVDCAHGAAYQVAPSAIWELGAEVVTLGVAPNGTNINDRVGSTAIEALQARVVEEGADLGIALDGDADRLIVVDEKGSAVDGDQIMALIATRMHEKGALTGGGVVATVMSNLGLERHLAGIGLTLERTKVGDRYVLERMRAGGYNVGGEQSGHMILLDHATTGDGTVAALRVLTSLVREGRPASEILHQFDPVPQLLRNVRYDGGAPLDAASVKSAIAEAERVLEGHGRLVIRPSGTEPVIRVMAEGDDPDEVEQVVESVCEAVRQAA from the coding sequence ATGGCACGCAGGTTTTTCGGCACCGACGGGATCCGGGGGCGCACCAATGCCGGGGTGATGACCGCGGCGACGGCGATGCGCGTCGGGCAGGCGGCCGGCACCCATTTCGTGCGCGGCGGGCATCGCCACCGCGTCGTGATCGGCAAGGACACGCGCCTGTCGGGCTACATGATGGAAAGCGCGCTGGTGGCGGGCTTCACCAGTGTCGGCATGGACGTCATCATGACCGGGCCGCTCCCCACCCCCGCGATCGCGCTGCTCACCCGCGACATGCGGGCCGATCTCGGCGTCATGATCTCGGCCAGCCACAACCTCTTTCCCGACAACGGGATCAAGCTGTTCGGCCCCGACGGGTTCAAGCTGTCGGACGAGACCGAGGCCGAGATCGAGCGGCTGATGGAGGCCGAACCGCGGCTCGCCCCCGCCGAAGGGATCGGCCGCGCCCGCCGGATCGAGGATGCGCGCGGGCGCTACATCCATGCGGTCAAACGGTCGATCGGAAGCGACGTGCGCTTCGACGGGCTCAAGGTGGTGGTCGATTGCGCCCATGGCGCGGCCTACCAGGTCGCCCCTTCCGCGATCTGGGAACTGGGCGCGGAAGTCGTCACTCTCGGCGTCGCGCCCAACGGGACGAACATCAACGACCGCGTCGGCTCGACCGCGATCGAGGCGCTGCAGGCCAGGGTGGTGGAGGAAGGCGCGGATCTCGGCATCGCGCTCGATGGCGATGCCGACCGCCTGATCGTGGTCGACGAGAAAGGCAGCGCGGTCGACGGGGACCAGATCATGGCCCTGATCGCGACCCGGATGCACGAGAAAGGCGCACTCACCGGCGGCGGCGTCGTCGCCACCGTGATGAGCAATCTCGGGCTCGAACGCCACCTTGCCGGGATCGGCCTGACGCTCGAACGGACCAAGGTCGGCGACCGCTACGTGCTCGAGAGAATGCGCGCGGGCGGATACAATGTCGGCGGGGAGCAGTCGGGCCACATGATCCTGCTCGACCACGCGACCACCGGCGACGGAACCGTGGCGGCGCTGCGCGTTCTCACCAGCCTCGTGCGCGAGGGCCGCCCGGCGAGCGAGATCCTGCACCAGTTCGATCCCGTCCCGCAGCTGCTCAGGAACGTGCGTTACGACGGCGGTGCCCCGCTCGATGCCGCCAGTGTCAAGTCCGCCATCGCCGAGGCGGAGCGCGTCCTCGAAGGGCATGGCCGGCTGGTCATCCGCCCCTCGGGCACCGAGCCCGTCATCCGCGTCATGGCCGAAGGCGACGACCCGGACGAGGTCGAGCAGGTGGTCGAAAGCGTGTGCGAAGCCGTCCGGCAGGCGGCCTGA
- a CDS encoding sigma-70 family RNA polymerase sigma factor, translated as MADRKKKKIERTPAEKAEFKRELTEVVPHLRAFARGLCGRPDMADDLVQETLLKAWAAQERFEPGTSMRAWTFVILRNAYLTDMRRNRFRGEYDEGVAERILTAPAGQEEPLHLSDMHRALLTLPPERREALLLVGAGGFSYEEAAQICGCAVGTIKSRVGRARAALNSMLADGDIPKRSIDDETAHRAILEELDDVAAGKGVAAAKG; from the coding sequence ATGGCCGACAGGAAAAAGAAGAAAATCGAACGCACGCCCGCCGAAAAGGCCGAATTCAAGCGCGAGCTGACCGAGGTCGTGCCGCACCTGCGCGCCTTTGCGCGGGGCCTGTGCGGGCGCCCCGACATGGCCGACGACCTGGTGCAGGAAACCCTGCTCAAGGCCTGGGCCGCGCAGGAACGTTTCGAACCCGGCACCTCGATGCGCGCCTGGACCTTCGTGATCCTGCGGAACGCCTATCTCACCGACATGCGGCGCAACCGTTTTCGCGGCGAGTATGACGAGGGCGTGGCCGAACGCATCCTGACCGCGCCCGCCGGGCAGGAAGAGCCGCTGCACCTGTCCGACATGCACCGCGCCCTCCTTACCCTCCCGCCCGAACGGCGCGAGGCCTTGCTGCTGGTGGGAGCAGGCGGTTTTTCCTACGAGGAAGCCGCGCAGATCTGCGGCTGTGCGGTCGGCACGATCAAGAGCCGGGTGGGCCGCGCCCGCGCCGCGCTCAACTCGATGCTCGCCGACGGGGACATCCCCAAGCGCTCGATCGACGACGAGACCGCACACCGCGCCATCCTCGAGGAGCTCGACGATGTCGCGGCCGGCAAGGGCGTCGCCGCCGCCAAGGGCTGA
- a CDS encoding NepR family anti-sigma factor: protein MASQETSREAGAAARGRPASGRQQGGETGRAADKPDEPCAAAQPRGKPDWSHGLRQLYDSVLEEDLPDSFKDLLDRLDESDPGGADKGPPDQPPSRGSGA, encoded by the coding sequence ATGGCGTCACAGGAAACATCACGCGAGGCCGGGGCCGCAGCGCGCGGCCGGCCTGCATCCGGCCGGCAGCAGGGCGGCGAGACAGGCAGGGCGGCGGACAAGCCCGACGAACCGTGCGCCGCGGCGCAGCCGCGGGGGAAGCCGGACTGGAGCCACGGGCTCAGGCAGCTTTACGATTCGGTGCTCGAGGAAGACCTTCCCGACAGTTTCAAGGACCTGCTCGACCGGCTTGACGAAAGCGATCCGGGCGGAGCCGACAAAGGCCCGCCCGACCAGCCCCCTTCGCGGGGGAGCGGAGCATGA
- a CDS encoding dicarboxylate/amino acid:cation symporter produces MSEAARPAGGQPYELVTIRLPVVLTFAALVAGLAGGVVLAESGLPDWLRDALALVGTLWLRALQMTIIPLVASLLVLGLSQMVRAASAGRAARRFLLLVLGVLVAGGAFTALALPLVLDAFPIPPGASGFLASDAGQPQEVPGILDFLASLVAPNLVAAAAETAMLPLTIFFALFAVAVTRLPEEQGERLLGFFHALANAMLLIIGWVLWVAPAGVFALAFGVGLRSGSGAFAALAHYILVVSAMGGFVVLLAYALAAVLGGVSPWRFARAALPAQAVAVSTQSSLASLPAMLDSASRLGLRAATAEFVLPLAVAIFRATSPAMNMAVALYVAALAGVEITPAAAGAGIMVALVISVGSVSLPGSISFVVSIGPIALAMGVPIEPLALLVAVEMLPDIVRTLANVTMNLAVTSAVDRTGR; encoded by the coding sequence TTGAGCGAAGCAGCGCGGCCCGCGGGCGGGCAACCTTACGAACTGGTGACGATCCGCCTGCCGGTGGTGCTGACCTTCGCGGCGCTCGTCGCCGGGCTCGCGGGCGGGGTGGTGCTGGCGGAAAGCGGGCTGCCGGACTGGCTGCGCGACGCGCTGGCGCTCGTGGGCACGCTGTGGCTGCGCGCCCTCCAGATGACGATCATCCCGCTGGTCGCCTCGCTCCTGGTGCTCGGCCTCTCGCAGATGGTGCGGGCGGCGAGCGCGGGACGGGCCGCGCGCCGGTTCCTGCTGCTGGTCCTCGGCGTGCTGGTCGCGGGCGGGGCGTTCACCGCGCTGGCCCTGCCGCTGGTGCTCGATGCCTTCCCGATCCCGCCGGGCGCCTCGGGCTTTCTCGCCAGTGACGCGGGGCAGCCGCAGGAGGTGCCGGGCATCCTCGATTTCCTCGCCAGCCTCGTCGCGCCCAACCTCGTCGCGGCGGCGGCAGAAACCGCGATGCTGCCGCTGACGATCTTCTTCGCCCTGTTCGCCGTCGCCGTCACCCGCCTGCCGGAAGAGCAGGGCGAGCGGCTGCTCGGCTTCTTCCATGCGCTGGCCAATGCGATGCTGCTCATCATCGGCTGGGTGCTGTGGGTCGCGCCGGCGGGGGTGTTCGCGCTCGCTTTCGGCGTCGGCCTCAGGAGCGGGAGCGGCGCCTTCGCGGCGCTGGCGCATTACATCCTCGTCGTCTCGGCGATGGGCGGGTTCGTGGTGCTGCTCGCCTATGCCCTTGCGGCGGTGCTGGGCGGGGTTTCGCCGTGGCGGTTCGCGCGCGCCGCGCTCCCGGCGCAGGCGGTGGCGGTCTCGACCCAGAGCTCGCTCGCGAGCCTTCCGGCAATGCTCGATTCGGCCTCGCGCCTCGGCCTCAGGGCGGCGACGGCGGAATTCGTCCTGCCGCTTGCCGTCGCGATCTTCCGCGCGACGAGCCCGGCGATGAACATGGCCGTCGCGCTCTATGTCGCGGCGCTCGCGGGCGTCGAAATCACCCCGGCCGCCGCCGGGGCGGGGATCATGGTGGCGCTCGTCATTTCGGTCGGATCGGTGAGCCTACCCGGATCGATCAGCTTCGTCGTCTCGATCGGTCCCATCGCGCTCGCCATGGGCGTGCCGATCGAACCGCTCGCGCTGCTGGTCGCGGTCGAGATGCTGCCCGACATCGTGCGAACGCTGGCGAACGTGACCATGAACCTCGCCGTCACCAGCGCGGTCGACCGGACCGGCCGGTGA
- a CDS encoding cytochrome c family protein translates to MAQDNNTNRASGADTVKTESGSSDLFNTAAGWVLFAGVVGLGLSVLSDKYFHGYDPSDLPTERMGYVVEGVEEEGAADAGPTLAQVLADADPEAGAKVFAKCQSCHNVEEGGPNGVGPNLHGVMGKPIAANAPGFNYSGALKEKGGEWTWENMSDWLASPRNFASGTSMSFAGLGSIEDRANVMAYLAENGGAPPKPEPEAPAAEEAAPAEEGGEEQPENGADPAEDGAETAEG, encoded by the coding sequence ATGGCACAAGACAACAACACCAATCGGGCGTCGGGCGCGGATACGGTCAAGACCGAATCGGGTTCGAGCGACCTGTTCAACACCGCTGCGGGCTGGGTCCTGTTCGCCGGTGTCGTCGGCCTCGGCCTCAGCGTCCTCAGCGACAAGTATTTCCATGGCTACGATCCCTCGGACCTGCCCACCGAACGCATGGGCTATGTCGTCGAGGGCGTCGAGGAAGAGGGCGCGGCTGATGCCGGACCGACTCTCGCGCAGGTGCTGGCCGATGCCGATCCCGAAGCGGGCGCTAAGGTTTTCGCCAAGTGCCAGTCCTGTCACAATGTCGAAGAGGGCGGCCCCAACGGCGTCGGCCCCAATCTCCACGGCGTGATGGGCAAGCCGATCGCGGCCAATGCCCCGGGCTTCAACTATTCCGGCGCGCTCAAGGAAAAGGGCGGCGAATGGACGTGGGAGAACATGAGCGACTGGCTCGCCTCCCCGCGCAATTTCGCGTCGGGCACGTCGATGAGCTTCGCCGGCCTCGGCAGCATCGAGGACCGCGCCAACGTCATGGCGTACCTCGCGGAAAATGGCGGCGCCCCGCCCAAGCCCGAGCCCGAGGCTCCGGCCGCCGAGGAGGCCGCGCCGGCTGAAGAGGGCGGGGAAGAGCAGCCCGAGAACGGGGCCGATCCGGCCGAAGACGGGGCGGAAACCGCCGAGGGTTGA
- a CDS encoding RlmE family RNA methyltransferase, whose amino-acid sequence MSRSGRDPDRRVKTARGRKVSSTRWLERQLNDPYVQRAKAEGYRSRAAYKLIELDDRFALLNGVRRVVDLGIAPGGWAQVVRARAPRAEVVGIDLLPVEPIEGVTIFELDFMDDAAPKRLEDALGGPPDLVLSDMAANTVGHKQTDHLRTMALVEAGAWFAVETLEKGGAFVAKVLAGGTDAELLALLKQHFRTVKHAKPPASRKGSSEWYVVAQGFKGRE is encoded by the coding sequence ATGAGCCGCTCCGGCCGCGACCCCGACCGCCGCGTGAAGACCGCACGGGGGCGCAAGGTGTCCTCGACCCGCTGGCTCGAGCGGCAGCTGAACGACCCCTATGTCCAGCGCGCCAAGGCGGAAGGCTATCGCAGCCGCGCGGCCTACAAGCTGATCGAACTCGACGACCGCTTCGCGCTCCTGAATGGCGTGAGGCGCGTGGTCGACCTCGGCATCGCGCCGGGCGGCTGGGCGCAGGTGGTGCGCGCGCGGGCGCCCAGGGCCGAGGTGGTGGGGATCGACCTCCTGCCCGTGGAGCCGATCGAGGGCGTGACGATCTTCGAGCTGGATTTCATGGACGATGCCGCCCCCAAACGGCTCGAGGACGCGCTTGGCGGTCCGCCCGATCTCGTGCTGTCCGACATGGCGGCGAACACTGTGGGGCACAAGCAGACCGACCACCTGCGCACGATGGCGCTCGTCGAGGCGGGTGCGTGGTTCGCGGTGGAGACGCTGGAGAAGGGCGGGGCCTTCGTCGCCAAGGTGCTGGCCGGCGGGACCGATGCGGAACTGCTCGCCCTGCTCAAGCAGCATTTCCGGACGGTGAAGCACGCCAAGCCCCCCGCGAGCCGGAAGGGTTCGTCCGAATGGTACGTGGTGGCGCAGGGGTTCAAGGGCCGCGAGTAG
- a CDS encoding LOG family protein has translation MNDTHPDRDLRDRRFYRAGEESRFADENPDRTPQTEHPAYKLAFRDTDFLLRDELRPVRFQLELLKPEMLLDEARVGSTLVMYGSARIPAPAQVEARLEAAEEGDEFERKVARRLAEKAKYYDEAYRLARLVSEKAIIEDGLRQFVVTTGGGPSIMEAGNRGASDAGSESIGLNIVLPHEQAPNSYVTPYLSFQFHYFALRKMHFLLRARAVAVFPGGFGTFDEFFELLTLVQTGKMKPIPILLFGRDFWTRVIDFEALAEEGTISKRDLDLFHWCETAEDAWEHVAEFYELKR, from the coding sequence ATGAACGACACGCACCCCGACCGCGACCTCCGGGATCGCCGCTTCTACCGCGCCGGCGAGGAAAGCCGCTTCGCCGACGAGAACCCGGACCGCACCCCCCAGACCGAGCATCCGGCCTACAAGCTCGCCTTCCGCGACACCGATTTCCTGCTGCGCGACGAACTGCGGCCCGTGCGGTTCCAGCTCGAACTGCTGAAGCCCGAAATGCTGCTCGACGAGGCGCGGGTGGGATCGACGCTGGTGATGTACGGCTCGGCCCGCATCCCCGCACCCGCGCAGGTCGAGGCCCGTCTGGAGGCGGCCGAGGAAGGCGACGAATTCGAACGCAAGGTCGCCCGCCGCCTTGCCGAAAAGGCGAAATATTACGACGAGGCCTATCGCCTCGCCCGCCTGGTTTCGGAAAAGGCGATCATCGAGGACGGCCTGCGGCAATTCGTCGTCACCACCGGCGGCGGGCCCTCGATCATGGAAGCGGGCAATCGCGGGGCCTCTGATGCGGGGAGCGAATCGATCGGGCTCAACATCGTGTTGCCGCACGAACAGGCGCCCAACAGCTACGTCACGCCCTATCTCAGCTTCCAGTTCCACTATTTCGCGCTCAGGAAGATGCACTTCCTCCTGCGGGCGCGCGCGGTGGCGGTGTTCCCGGGCGGTTTCGGGACCTTCGACGAATTCTTCGAGCTTCTGACCCTCGTGCAGACGGGCAAGATGAAGCCGATCCCGATCCTCCTGTTCGGGCGCGATTTCTGGACCCGCGTGATCGACTTCGAGGCGCTGGCCGAGGAGGGCACCATCTCGAAGCGCGACCTCGACCTGTTCCACTGGTGCGAGACGGCCGAGGACGCGTGGGAACACGTCGCGGAATTCTACGAACTGAAGCGCTGA
- a CDS encoding Ppx/GppA phosphatase family protein, whose amino-acid sequence MADTLPPDRHRSAGKQRGDTSGNVADPRYARSFQPDATGERPSQGRGAPRCRTGDIGHDRHRPGRRDGDARSRRGGPAERAPRANPAAPGPAGAPARGALRGEAYAALDLGTNNCRLLIARPSGRDFTVIDAFSRVVKLGEGLATTGRLSDAAMDRALSALAICADKLRRRNVRLARSVATEACRRAVNGAEFIERVRRETGIALDVISAEEEARLAVLGCHILLEAGEGPAMIFDIGGGSTELVLLEAGDAAGRRVPRILDWQSVPWGVVSLTDTVGHDEGIEGEAGRAGRLERYARMRELVADSFAGFAARIGDAPRADDIRLLGTSGTVTTLASLHLELPQYDRKAVDGLIVCSDDMRAISARLSGMSPAERCNLPCIGNDRADLVVAGCAILETILDLWPAARLGVADRGIREGILRSMMAADRQGERALRKLRGERPER is encoded by the coding sequence ATGGCGGATACCTTGCCGCCGGACAGACACAGGAGTGCTGGTAAACAAAGGGGCGACACGTCCGGCAATGTAGCCGATCCACGCTACGCCCGCTCCTTCCAGCCCGACGCCACCGGCGAGCGGCCTTCGCAGGGCCGCGGCGCGCCCCGCTGCCGTACCGGGGACATCGGACACGACAGGCACCGGCCCGGCCGGCGCGACGGCGACGCCCGCAGTCGCCGCGGCGGCCCGGCCGAGCGCGCGCCGCGCGCGAACCCGGCCGCGCCCGGCCCCGCAGGCGCGCCCGCGCGCGGGGCGCTGCGCGGGGAGGCCTATGCCGCGCTCGATCTCGGCACCAACAACTGCCGCCTCCTGATCGCCCGCCCCTCGGGCCGGGACTTCACGGTGATCGACGCCTTCAGCCGGGTGGTGAAGCTGGGCGAGGGACTGGCGACCACGGGGCGGCTGTCGGACGCGGCGATGGACCGCGCGCTGTCGGCGCTCGCGATCTGCGCCGACAAGCTGCGCCGCCGCAATGTCCGCCTCGCCCGTTCGGTCGCGACCGAGGCCTGCCGCCGGGCGGTGAACGGGGCGGAATTCATCGAACGGGTGCGCCGCGAAACCGGCATCGCGCTCGACGTCATCAGCGCCGAGGAAGAGGCACGGCTTGCCGTGCTGGGCTGCCACATCCTGCTCGAGGCGGGCGAGGGCCCGGCGATGATCTTCGACATCGGCGGCGGATCGACCGAACTCGTGCTGCTCGAGGCGGGCGATGCCGCGGGCCGCCGCGTGCCGCGCATCCTCGACTGGCAGTCGGTGCCCTGGGGCGTCGTCTCGCTGACCGACACGGTCGGCCATGACGAGGGGATCGAAGGCGAGGCGGGCCGGGCCGGGCGGCTCGAACGCTATGCGCGGATGCGCGAACTGGTCGCGGACAGCTTCGCCGGGTTCGCCGCGCGGATCGGCGATGCGCCGCGCGCCGACGACATCCGCCTGCTCGGCACCAGCGGGACCGTCACGACCCTGGCGAGCCTGCACCTCGAACTGCCGCAATACGACCGCAAGGCGGTGGACGGGCTGATCGTCTGCTCCGACGACATGCGCGCGATCAGCGCGCGGCTGTCGGGGATGTCCCCGGCGGAACGCTGCAACCTGCCCTGCATCGGCAATGACCGGGCGGACCTCGTGGTGGCGGGCTGCGCGATCCTCGAGACGATCCTCGACCTGTGGCCCGCTGCGCGGCTCGGCGTTGCCGACCGGGGCATACGCGAGGGGATTTTGCGGAGCATGATGGCGGCCGACCGGCAGGGCGAACGCGCGCTGAGGAAGCTGCGCGGCGAAAGACCCGAAAGATGA
- a CDS encoding DUF1272 domain-containing protein produces the protein MLEMRPDCERCGTDLPAEVPGAFICSFECTFCAACAEALDDLCPNCRGELMDRPTRAKALHAEFPPSTRRRFGG, from the coding sequence ATGCTGGAAATGCGCCCCGATTGCGAGCGCTGCGGCACGGACCTCCCCGCCGAGGTGCCGGGCGCGTTCATCTGCAGCTTCGAATGCACCTTCTGCGCCGCTTGCGCCGAAGCGCTCGACGACCTGTGCCCCAATTGCCGCGGCGAGCTGATGGACCGGCCGACCCGGGCGAAGGCGCTGCACGCGGAATTCCCGCCCTCGACAAGGCGGCGGTTCGGGGGCTGA
- a CDS encoding prephenate dehydratase, with protein MRSFPGPALAIVDSLRAAAEADPARAIAFQGSPGANSHRAAIEARPDALPLPCFSFEDALDAVKDGRAGQAIIPIENSQHGRVADIHFLLPESGLSIIGEHFMEIHHALMAKGPGPFEAAYSHPQALGQSRLYLRERGIVPLSHADTAGAAAFVAERNDPKIAAIAPAIAAQLYGLDIIDERVEDSPDNTTRFVVLAADPLDPAQLAGEEAITTFVFEVRNIPAALYKTLGGFATNGVNMTKLESYQKGASFSATMFYADIHGAPGDPAVDRALEECAYFSKELRILGTYRQSRARG; from the coding sequence ATGCGCAGTTTCCCCGGCCCGGCCCTTGCGATCGTCGATTCGCTGCGCGCCGCGGCCGAGGCCGATCCGGCGCGCGCGATCGCCTTCCAGGGCTCGCCCGGGGCCAATTCGCACCGCGCCGCGATCGAGGCCCGGCCCGATGCCCTGCCGCTGCCCTGCTTCAGCTTCGAGGACGCGCTCGACGCGGTGAAGGACGGGCGCGCGGGCCAGGCGATCATCCCGATCGAGAATTCGCAGCACGGGCGCGTCGCCGACATCCATTTCCTGCTGCCGGAAAGCGGCCTGTCGATCATCGGCGAACATTTCATGGAAATCCATCACGCGCTGATGGCGAAGGGACCCGGTCCGTTCGAGGCGGCCTATTCGCACCCGCAGGCGCTCGGCCAGTCGCGGCTCTACCTGAGGGAGCGCGGGATCGTGCCGCTCTCCCATGCCGACACGGCGGGCGCGGCGGCCTTCGTCGCGGAAAGAAACGATCCGAAGATCGCCGCCATCGCCCCGGCGATCGCGGCGCAGCTCTACGGGCTCGACATCATCGACGAACGGGTCGAGGACAGCCCCGACAACACGACCCGCTTCGTCGTGCTCGCCGCCGATCCGCTCGACCCGGCGCAGCTTGCGGGGGAAGAGGCGATCACGACCTTCGTGTTCGAGGTCCGCAACATCCCCGCCGCGCTCTACAAGACGCTCGGCGGGTTCGCCACGAACGGGGTCAACATGACCAAGCTCGAATCCTACCAGAAGGGCGCGAGCTTTTCGGCGACCATGTTCTACGCCGACATCCACGGCGCGCCGGGCGATCCCGCGGTCGATCGCGCGCTCGAGGAATGTGCTTATTTTTCCAAGGAATTGCGAATCCTCGGCACATATCGGCAAAGCCGGGCGCGGGGCTGA
- a CDS encoding superoxide dismutase — MAFQLSPLPYAPDALDPAISAETLAFHHGKHHQAYVDKTNAAIEGTDHDGKSLEAVIAAARGSSAGLFNNSAQTWNHGFYWNSLSPDGGEPSAELKTKIDEAFGSMDELKKALKERGAGHFASGWVWLAEKGGKLSIEESHDADTLADSEFNPLLTIDVWEHAYYLDHQNKRPSYLDAVVDGKLNWKFASENLERGSTWTYA, encoded by the coding sequence ATGGCTTTCCAATTGAGTCCGCTTCCCTATGCGCCCGACGCGCTCGACCCCGCGATCTCGGCCGAGACGCTGGCCTTCCATCACGGCAAGCATCACCAGGCCTATGTCGACAAGACCAACGCCGCGATCGAGGGCACCGATCATGACGGCAAGTCGCTCGAAGCGGTCATCGCCGCCGCGCGCGGGAGCAGCGCGGGCCTGTTCAACAATTCCGCCCAGACATGGAACCATGGCTTCTACTGGAACTCGCTGTCGCCCGACGGCGGGGAGCCCTCGGCCGAGCTCAAGACCAAGATCGACGAGGCCTTCGGTTCGATGGACGAGCTGAAGAAGGCGCTGAAGGAACGCGGCGCGGGTCATTTCGCGTCCGGCTGGGTGTGGCTCGCGGAAAAGGGCGGCAAGCTCTCGATCGAGGAATCGCACGACGCCGACACGCTCGCGGACAGCGAATTCAACCCGCTGCTGACGATCGACGTGTGGGAGCACGCCTATTACCTCGACCACCAGAACAAGCGGCCGAGCTATCTCGACGCGGTCGTCGACGGCAAGCTCAACTGGAAGTTCGCGAGCGAGAATCTCGAGCGCGGGTCGACCTGGACCTACGCCTGA